Proteins co-encoded in one Streptomyces sp. JH34 genomic window:
- a CDS encoding lipopolysaccharide biosynthesis protein gives MTDSPEQQPTVAGRLRRLRPALVRPAWWPLPACVLLGATCGLSYGVLARPEYAATSYAVVTAGKDIDPAAALGYAQSYGRLATSDATLAYAKGAAGEPVRELRTHVRSETSPDSPMIAVTGTSADRDRAADIANAVTEAVVVSSGHVSKDTGVKLIKFSHAVPPVDPVSPSAPLGTAVGAGAGGLVGGLVLLVRPRQGRRGVTAQVPGPAQGGAAGERELVR, from the coding sequence ATGACCGACTCGCCCGAGCAGCAGCCGACCGTCGCCGGACGGCTGCGCAGGCTCCGCCCCGCACTCGTACGCCCCGCCTGGTGGCCCCTGCCGGCCTGTGTCCTGCTCGGAGCCACCTGCGGATTGTCCTACGGTGTGCTCGCCCGCCCCGAGTACGCGGCCACCAGCTACGCCGTGGTCACCGCGGGCAAGGACATCGACCCGGCCGCCGCGCTGGGTTACGCGCAGTCGTACGGCCGGCTGGCCACCAGCGACGCCACCCTGGCCTACGCCAAGGGGGCCGCCGGGGAGCCCGTGCGCGAACTGCGCACGCACGTGAGGTCCGAGACCTCACCGGACTCACCCATGATCGCGGTGACCGGCACGTCGGCCGACCGGGACCGTGCGGCGGACATCGCCAACGCGGTGACCGAGGCCGTGGTCGTCAGCAGCGGGCACGTCTCGAAGGACACCGGGGTGAAGCTGATCAAGTTCTCGCACGCCGTGCCCCCCGTCGATCCGGTGTCCCCGTCCGCTCCCCTCGGCACCGCCGTCGGCGCCGGCGCGGGCGGACTGGTCGGCGGACTGGTCCTGCTCGTCCGTCCCCGCCAGGGCCGCCGCGGCGTCACCGCGCAGGTGCCCGGCCCCGCCCAGGGCGGCGCGGCAGGCGAACGGGAGCTGGTGCGATGA